The Granulicella sp. 5B5 nucleotide sequence CGGTTTTGCGCAGCGTTATGGACTGGATGTGACGCTGGTCCGCATCATTCTGGTGCTGGCGGTGGTCTTTGGCTGCGGCGCGCCGATTGTGGCGTACCTGATCGCGTGGGCTGTGATGCCGAACGAGCCGTTCTCGTTTACGACGCAACCGATTGTGACGCCGCCGCCGGTGGCGCCGACCGATCAGCCGCAGGTTTGAGCGCTGCGGAGAACTTTGAAGGGGTGTGGCGGATAGAATGAATGGGTGAGTCCCAGTTCATCCCCACGCCCCTTTGTTTATGTGCAGGACCGCCTTGTGTGCTCCGGCGTCGACGTGACCGCGCTGGCTGAGCAGTATGGCACGCCGCTGTATGTGTACTCGGCTGATGCCATCCGCGAGCGCGCGACGATGCTGCAGCAGGCCTTTGCCGCCGCTGCTCCCAGGCTGAATACGACGCTGTGCTATGCCGTGAAGGCGAACTCGTCGCTGGCGATTTTGAAGATGCTGGGCGAGGCCGGTTGTGGCTTCGATATTGTCTCCGGCGGTGAGTTGGAGCGCGTGAAGCGTGCCGCGCCGCAGTCCGTGGGCAAGGTGGTGTTTTCCGGTGTCGGCAAGCAGGCGTGGGAGATGGATGCCGCGCTACAGGCGGGTATCCTGCTCTTCAACGTGGAGAGCGAGGCCGAGCTCGAGCTGTTGAGCGAGCGTGCCGTGGCATTGAACAAGACCGCACGCATCGCGTTGCGCGTGAACCCCGATGTGTTCGCCGAGACGCATCCGTATATCTCCACTGGGTTGAGCGCGCACAAGTTTGGGATTGCGATTGCGCGGGCGCGGGCGGTGTATCAGCGTGCGGCGTCGTTGCCGGGGCTGAAGCCCGAGGGCGTCAGTGTGCACATCGGCTCGCAGATTCGTGCCGTCGAGCCCTTTGGGCAGGCGCTGGCGCGGGTGCGGTCGCTGGTGGAGGAACTGCGCAGCGATGGCATCGCCATCCACTATGTCGATGCGGGCGGCGGCTTCGGTATCGAATACGGCGAAGGCGCGTTCGATCCGGCGGCGAGTGTCGCGAGCTATGCGAAGGAGCTTGCGGCGGTGATGCAGGGGCTCGACGCACAGCTGCTGCTGGAGCCGGGGCGGTTTCTGGTGGCGCAGGCAGGGGCGCTGGTTACGCGCGTGCTCTATACCAAGCAGAACGGCGACAAGCATTTTGTGATTACCGATGCCGCGATGAACGATCTGATTCGTCCGGCGCTGTACCAGGCGCACCATGAGATTTGGCCTGTCGTGAAGTCGGACCGCGCGCCGCAGAAGGCGGACATCGTCGGCCCGGTGTGCGAGTCGGGCGACTTCTTTGCGCGGGACCGGCTCCTGCCGGAACTTGAGGCAGGTGATTTAGCCGCTCTGCTCGATGCGGGCGCCTATGGCATGACGCTGGCCTCGCACTACAACACGCGTGTACATCCGGCGGAGGTGCTGGTCGAAGGGGGCGCGGCACGTCTGGTGCGGCGGCGCGAGACGCTCGATGAGCTGATGGCGGCGGAGATCCTGTAGAACAATTACCCGAGCTTTGCGGGATGAAAGCGGTTTGCACGGAGGGCGCAAACGCAGCCGAGGAACATGGCATCGTACTAAATGGCTGTTTGAGCGGGCCTGGAAGTGCGCTTCAGGCCTGACGCCACGGTACGACCGGGGGCCTCCTGGCTCGATGTATCAGGTCCATACAACAACCATCTACGCAACACGCGAGGCACGATCCCATTTTTGTGGGTTGGTGGCCGGTCGCGGTCGAATGAAGGGGAATGTTATGAAGGCATTGGTTTATCACGGACCGAAAAAGGTAACGGTGGATACCGTTCCCGACGCCAAAATCGAGAAGATGACAGACGTTGTGATCAAGCTGACCACCACAAATATCTGCGGCTCCGATCTCCATATGTATGAAGGCCGCACAGACGTGAAGAAAGGCAAGGTACTTGGGCACGAAAATCTGGGCGAGGTGGTTGAGGCCGGCCAGGCCGTCGACAGTGTGAAGGTCGGCGACAAGGTTGTGCTGCCATTCAACGTAGCGTGCGGATTCTGCGCCAACTGCGAGCGCGGGCTCACGGGCTACTGTCTTACCTGTGCCGATCCCTCGGTCATGCCGGGTATGGCTGGCGCTGCATATGGCTTTGCGGGCATGGGGCCATACAACGGTGGGCAGGCGGAGTATCTGCGGGTGCCGTATGCGGACTTCAACTGCCTGCATCTGCCCGAGGACGCGGACGAGAAGGAGAAGGACTATGTAATGCTGTCGGACATTTTTCCGACAGGCTGGCACTCGACGCGGCTGGCCGGTTTGGAGCCGGGGCAGTCGATCGTGATCTATGGTGCCGGGCCGGTCGGATTGATGGCAACGATGTCGGCGCGCATCCAGGGAGCGTCGCAGATCTTTGTGGTCGACGGTAAACCGGACCGGCTGGCGCTGGCAAAGAAACTGGGTGCCACCCCGATCGATACGCTGGAGGGCGATATCGGCGATCGGATTCGCGAGATGACCGGCGGGCTCGGCGCAGATTGCGGCGCGGAGTGCATTGGCTACCAGTGTCACAACGCGGACGGCAAGGAAGTGCCGAATCTGGTGATGAACTCGCTGGTGGATGCGGTGAAGGCGACAGGCCAGATCGGCGTCATTGGCGTATTCGTGCCAAAGGACCCCGGCGCGGAAGACAAGCTGGAGAAGAAGGGCCAGATAGCCTTCGACTTCGGCAAATTCTGGTTCAAGGGGCAGAAGATGGGCACCGGGCAATGCAATGTAAAAGCGTACAACCGGCGTCTGCGCGACCTGATTCATCATGGGCTGGCGAAGCCGTCGGTGATCATCTCGCATGAGCTGCCGCTGGAGCGCGCGCCGGAAGCGTACAAACACTTCGACAACCGGGACGAGGGCTGGACGAAGGTGATCCTGCACCCACACGCTGCGGCATAGAGCGACGTGGCAGAGGGCCGGTGGCGCAAGGTGACGCCGTCGGCCTTCGTGCTTTCCAGAGGGGCCTGCGTGCTACACTTTTACCCGATGCAGTTGTGCGACGGGTGCTGATTTCAGGCACTTTCCGCGATCTGCCGATTCCAAAGCAGCAGAGGTTTTACCCCATGTCCGGCCACTCAAAATGGGCAACAATTAAGCATAAGAAGGGCGCGCTGGACGCCAAGCGCGGCAAGATCTTTACTCGCCTGATCAAGGAAATCACCATTGCGGCCAAGGGCGGCGGTGGCGACCCGGACGGCAACCCGCGCCTGCGCACGGCCATCGCCGCAGCGAAGGCGGAGAACATGCCCGCGGACAACATCAAGCGCGCCATCCAGAAGGGCACCGGCGAGCTTGAGGGCGCGAGCTACGAAGAGATTCGCTATGAGGGCTACGGCCCCGGCGGTGTCGCGATCATCGTCGACGTTCTGACGGACAACAAGAACCGCGCGGCGAGCGAAATCCGCCACGCGTTTTCGAAGCAGGGCGGCAATCTGGGAGCTCCTGGATCGGTGGCCCACATGTTCTCGAAGAAGGGCCTGATCGTGGTGGAGAAGAGCGCGGCCAGCGAGGACAAGCTGACCGAGATCGTGCTCGATGCCGGTGCCGAGGACCTGAGCGACGAGGGCGAGGTGTGGGAGATTACGACCGCGCCGAACGACTTCAACGCGGTGCTCGATGCCGTGAAGGCCGCGAAGATCGAGACGGTGCAGGCCGAGGTGACGATGATCGCCTCAACCTACACCAAGCTGGAAGGCGCGCCGGCAGCACAGATGATGCGACTGCTGGATGCCATCGATGACCTCGACGACACGCAGAATGTGTACTCGAACTTCGATATGGATGAGGCTTCGGTACCGGCGTAAAGCAGATTCGAGATACTAGATTCGAGATGCGAAAGCCGCCATTCGATGGCGGCTTTCGATTGTGAGGAGATGAAAGATGCGGATGCTTTGGTTGGGCCTTGGTGTGTTGGCGATGACGGTGAGCGCGGCTGCGCAGCAGACGGCATCGCCCACTGTAGATTCGCACGCGCTCTCTCCGGTTGAGACTGCCTCGCAGTCGAAGTGGGACATCGGCGCGTTCTTCGAAGGTGGCCCCGGCCTCGAGCAGCGGACGGACTACTCGTTCCTGATGGCGGGCGTGCAGGCTGGCAAGATCCTTACGCCGGAGATCGGCCACGGCCCGCTCAAGGGCAACTTCGAGTACGCCATCCAGGTCATCCCCTACTGGCAGTCCTTCACGCCGAAGAGTCAGCGCCTGGTCGACTGCCCCGCGGGCGCGACCTCGGCCTCGCAGTGCTATGGCCCGGTCACCGCTGGCGGCACGTATCACGGTTTCAGCATCACACCGTTCGTCTTCCGCTGGAACTTCATGCACGGCCGCAGATTTATGCCGTGGGCGCAGGCCGCGGGCGGGTTGCTGTATACCACGCGCAAGTACCCCGGCACCGGCAACCTGGACTACACCGACCCCACGCAGACCGGCCCGGCGGCCGATACCAGCGTGTGGAACTTCCTGCCGCAGGGCGGAATCGGCGCGCATTATTTCGTGCGTCCTGACCGCTCGCTCGACTTTGGCATCAACGGCGTGCATCTATCCAGTGCGAGCCTCGGCGACAAGAACCCCGGCGTGAATGTGAGCCTGCAGATGTCGGTGGGCTACACCTGGTGGAAGTAAGCAACAGGCAGCAGGAACGGAAGCAATGAACGAGAACAGCACGAGCCAGCCGATTGTGGAGTGTGTCCCGAACTTCAGCGAAGGTGTCGACCGCGACAAGGTCGAGACCATCGTGCGGGCCATGCGCGTGGACGGCGTGCATCTGCTGGACTACTCGCTCGACGCCGACCATAACCGCTCGGTGGTCACCATCGCCGGCGCGCCGGAGGCCGTGGTCGAGGCAGCCGTGCGTGGCGCTGGCGCGGCGGCGAAGCTGATCGACCTGACCCGCCAGAAGGGCGAGCATCCTCGTATCGGCGCGGCGGACGTGATTCCGTTTGTGCCGGTCAGCGGGCTCTCGCTGGTGCAGTGCGTGATGCTGGCTCGGCAGGCGGGCAAGGAGATATGGAACCGCTTCGGCGTGCCGGTGTACTTCTATGAGGCGGCGGCGGCGCGGCCTGATCGCGTGAACCTGGAGGACGTGCGGCGCGGCCAGTTCGAGGGCCTGCTGCGGGACGCGGCGCGGGACACCGCCCGGCGCCCGGATGTCGGTGGGCCGGAGCCGCACTCGACCGCAGGGGCCAGCGCCGTCGGGGCGCGGACGTTTCTGATCGCCTACAACATCTATCTGGGGCCGCACACAGGGCTCAACCTGCCGGTCAGCCAGGCCGATGTAAGCCTTGCACGCACGATTGCGAAGGAGATTCGGGCATCCAGCGGGGGCCTGCTGGGCGTTAAGGCTATGGGAGTGCTGGTTAATGGCCGCCCGCAGGTCAGCATGAATATCACCGACTTCACCCGGACCCCGGTGCCGAAGATCCACGCCGCGGTCGCCCAGATCGCCCATCGGCACGGGGTGGAGATCGGCGAAGGCGAGCTGATCGGGCTGATCCCGGAGCAGGCTTATGAGCCAGAAGCGGATTGGATACGTCAAATACCTCAGTTCGACCCGGAGGAGAAGGTTCTTGAACGCCGGCTGCGCCATCCACTGGCCTGGCCGTAGGCTGTAATCCGGGATATAGCTGGCTGTAATACACTTCAGCGCAGGAAGAACCCCCAGCTGTAAATGCCCCTAAAGCGGTCTTTTATAGCTTGCGGGGCAGCATGAGATTCGGAAACAATGGTATCGGTGCGCTGGTGCGCGCCGTGCAGGAGCATACAAGGTGAAGACATTGAAGAGTTTGCAGCATCCACTAACGGCCCTGGCGATGGCAGTCCTGGTCTCCGCAACCTTTGCCTCCGCCGCCCACGCGGCGCAGCTGAGCATCGACGCTCGCAGCTCCATCCCGCGCGATGTGCAGCAGATCATCGTGGTCGACTACAAGGTGATGCAGAATTCACCGGCGGCCATGCAGTTGAAGGACCGGGTGCTGCCGCCTGAGCTGAAGCGGCTGGAGGGCGCGCTGAAGAGCAGCGGCCTGAAGGTGGACCAGGATGCCGACACGCTGGCGTTCGCGGCCTTCCGCTCCGGCACGGACAAGAACGGCAATGCTGGCACGCGCATCCTGGGCGTGGCGCAGGGCCAGTTCGATACCTCGGCCATCATGGCGCACTTCGCCAAGGAGAAGACCAAGCCCGTCACGTACCGCCAGAACTCGATCTACCCGATGGGTTCGGCCGGCATGAGCATCGCCTTCCTGAACCAGACGACGATGATCTTCGGCGACCGCGACGCGGTGAAGGCGGCGCTCGACGCGCGCGATGGCCTGCAGCCGAACTTCCTGCAGAACAGCGAGATGATGAACAGCATGGCCGCGGTCGACTCCCGCGCGGTGTGGAGCCTGATGGACCAGGCGGGCACCCAGACCATGATGAAGAGCGTGCTGGGCGAAGCCTCACAACTGGCGGACTACGACACTGTCAAGGCCCGTTTCAAAAATGCGCGCTACACCATGGACTTCTCCAACGGTGTGAAGTTTGAGATGGACGTTGTGACCTCCGACACCATCACGGCGGCCACGGCGGCGGCGCTGATGAAGGGCGTCGCGCTGATGAAGAAGACCAGCGGCTCGCCCCTCGAGAAGTCGGCCGTGGACGAAACGACGATCGACTCCAACGCGGGTACGCTGACGGTGAGCTACTCCTCGTCGGACACGCAGTTCGCCGGTCTGCTCACCTCACCGCTCTTCCAGCAGGTCGTCACCAAGTAATCGCAGCCTGTTCCCGAAACGAAGAAGAGGCGACCGATGAGGTCGCCTCTTCTTTTCCATCTTGAAGTATTTGGCTGGAACGCCGCCTTACGAGTGCTGCTTGGCGGTCTGGTTCGCCGCCGGCGTTACGCCCTTCAACTCGATTTCCGGGTACTTGCCCACAGCCCGACAGCGCTCCATCACCGCAGCCCGCAGGCGGCTGGACAACTCCTCGGGGAACTCATAGGCCTGGGCCCCGCGGTAGACGTCGATGGTTTTGCGCGTGGTGTCTACAACCACCTCGCAGTGGTGACACGTTCCGAGGTGCTCTTTCACCTCAGCCATCAGGCTGGGATCGATCTGCCCATCGAAGTAGTCGGTTAGTTTCGCCAGAAAATCTGTGCAGTTCACTTCGGTTCCCTCATGGCTGCGTCGTACCCCAATCTTCCTATGACTTCGCCAGCTCTTTTGTCTGCCTAAAGTAACGGCTAAGGCGCTCGCGCAATTGGAGCCGCGCGCGCAACAACCGCGACTTGACGGCCGGAACGCTTAGCCCTAAGGCCTCGGCAGTCTCTTCCGTCGACAAGTTTTCGATGTCCCGTAACGTGAAAACGGTTCGAAAACCTGGGGGCAGACCTGCAATTGTCTTGCGCAGGATCTCGGCGAGCTCGGATTGCGAGTAATTCTGCTCCGGATTTGGCCGCCATTCGGCGAAATCGCGGGGGATAGAGCCCTCGTCGGTTTCGACGTCCTGGTCCATGGAGACGGTACGGGAGGTTTTGCGCTTACGCAGGCGCATCAGGCTCTCGTTGACCGCAATGCGGACCAGCCATGTGGAAAACTTGGAGTTGCCCTGGAACTGTTCGAGCTTCTGGAACGCCTTGAAGAACACATCCTGGGTGATGTCCTCGGCGTCCTCGCGGTTCTGGGTAATGTGCTGGGCGGTGCGGAAGATCTGGCGATCATACTGCTTCACCAGCTGCTCAAAGGCGGCTGTGTCACCAGCCTTGGCGCGTTCCACCAGCAATACGTCGGGGTGGACTTCGACGGGCTCGGCGGTTTCGTCAGGCGAGAGAACACCGTCCAGCTCGACATCCTGCAGGTCAACGGCCTCTGGATCGAGCGGATCGATTGCCGCCGGCAGGACGGCGGGGCCTTTGGCTCCGGCTCGCGGGGTACCGGGTTTTGTGATGGCAGAAGCAGGCGTTGCGGCCATAGTGGGCTCCATAAGCCAGTGTACTTGAGGTACCGCCGTGCGTGCCAGTCGATTGCGCTCGTCCGTCCCGGAAGCCGGGTTGCCCGGCAGCAGTTACCTTGGTTGATTCTCCGTTTGCGATGGCACCGCGTCATGAGCGGGCAGCCAGCCGTTAGAGTCAAAAGAGATGTGGAGCATGGAATGAAACAAAGCAGTTTCCGGTGTGCCCTCCAGTGGCGGTGGATTGCGGGGATCGCCTGCGGGGCGGCGGTCAGCCTCGCGTTTGCACAGAGTTCGAGCAGTACAGAAAAGCGGCACAAGAAAACAACTGCGGCGCACCACAGCACGCACGCGAGCGCCGAGAAGTCCCACAGCAAACGAGCCGAAGAGCACAGCACGAGCAGCCGGGAGCGTCGAGGGCACCACACACCTCTGCGCCGCGTCTCCATGCCGAAGCCTACGCATGAGAGCATCCGGCTGAGCCATGCCTTTGTGGCCTCGGCCACACTGCGCCCCATGGCCCAGCAGCTCATCACCTCGCGCAGCGCCGCGGCGTATGCGGGGGTAACGGCCTTTGCCGCCGAGCATCCGGGCGACGGCGCAGCGGCGGCCAACCTCGCGCTCGGCCACGCTTATCTGCTCGACAAGCGTTACAGCGACGCCGAGTTGGCCTTCCATCGCGCGGCAGTGGGCGACGCCGCCCTGAGCGACTACGCCGACTACCTCGGCGCGCAGGCCGCCGTGCAGGGCAACCGCGCGCAGGACGCCGTACCCCTGTTGACGAAGTTCGCCGAGCGGCATCCCGGCAGCCTCTTTGACGATCAGGCGCCCGTGCTGCTCTCCAACGCCTACCTCGCGCAGAATGACCCGGCAAGCGCCCTGCGTGTGTTGCAAGCCGCTGGCACCGGCGCTGAGTCCAGTCACGTCGACTACCGGCTTGCGCTCGCCAAGACCTACCAGGCCGCCGGCAACACCACCAAGGCCGCCGACCTCTATCGCAATATCTATCTCGGCGATCCACTCTCGCCCGAGGCCGCCGTCGCGAAGACGCAGATGCTCGCAATGAACACGCCGCTGACCGCCGCCGACCGCAAGCGCCATGCCGACGCCCTCTTCAACGCCAAGCAGTACGGCGAGGCCGCCGAGGAGTATCGTGCGCTGCAGAAGAACGATGCCGAGCTCAGCCAGGCCGACCGGGACGCGCTCGAGATCTACGTCGCGGTCTGCGACCTGCGGCTCAAGAAGCTGCGTCCCGGCGAAGTCGACCACCTGCCCGACACCGGCGACGACAGCGCCGCGCTGCGCATGTATCTGCGCGCGGAGCTGGCCCGCAGCGTCGGCAAGTACGACGAGCAGGACGCCATCGTGCAGCAGCTAATGCAGAGCTACCCGCACAGCCGCTGGTTGGAGGAGGCGCTCGACTCCGGCGGCAACATGTACCTCATCCAGCACAACAACAGCCGTGCTATCGCCGACTACACCGCGCTGGTCGAAGGCTTTCCGCAGAGCATCTATGCGCCGAAAGACCACTGGCACGCGGCGTGGCTGAACTATCGCGAACGCCGCTACCCCGAGGCAGCGCGGCTGATGGACGAGCAGATCGTCCGCTATCCACTCGGCAACGAGATCCCCGGCGCGCTCTACTGGCGCGGCCGTCTCTATGAGGACGTCGAGCACAACTTCAGCCAGGCGCTCAACTACTACAAGGCGCTCAGCGACGCCTATCCCAACAGCTACTACGCGCTCGAAGGCCGCAAGCGCATCGCCATCATCGGCACAAAGCCTGCAGTGGCGCCCGCGCCTGCGCTGGCTTCGGTGCGTGTGGTCGATGACCCGCACCTCACCGACGTACTGCCGGAGAACGATCCACATCTCATCAAGGCGCGGCTGCTCGCCAATGCCGCGCTCAACGAGTACATCCGCCCGGAGATCCAGCTCAGCGACACCTCCGCTTCGTGGGGAGCGCTGGCCGAGGCCCGCATCTACCAGAGTTTTGGCGAGGATGCTCGCGCTCTGCAGGCGATGAAGCGCGCCCACATCCCCTTCTTCTCGTTGACAGTGGACGATGTGCCGATGCCTTACTGGGAGATGGAGTTCCCGCGTCCCTACTGGACGCAGCTACGCACCGATGCCGAAGCCAATGGGCTCGACCCCTACCTCGTCGCGGCGCTCATCCGGCAGGAGTCCGAGTTCAATCCCGGTGCCGTCAGTCCCGCGAACGCCTGGGGCCTGATGCAACTGCTGCCCTCCACCGGCAAATCGCTGGCGCGCAAGGAGGGCATCCGCCACTTCTCGACCAGCCAGCTACTTGACCCCACCACGAACCTGCAGCTCGGCACCCGGGATCTGAAGAACTCCATCGACAAGTACAGCGGCCAGATTGAGTACGCTCTCGCCGCCTACAACGCAGGCGACACACCCGTGCATAACTGGATCGCGCTCAACAACTACAAGGACATCCCCGAGTGGGTGGAGTCGATCCCGTACACCGAGACCCGCGAGTACGTGCAGAGCATTATGCGCAACCGCGAGATGTACCGCGCCATCTACTCCGGCCGGTAGCGCTACTCGTGGCGCAGCGCTACCACCGGGTCCATGCGTGCGGCGCGCATGGCAGGTAGCAGCCCGCTGACGATGCCC carries:
- a CDS encoding PspC domain-containing protein, coding for MICSNCNSEIQPGARFCSACGVRLTPAWVPPSEAAAREGLFRPRNGRMVGGVCAGFAQRYGLDVTLVRIILVLAVVFGCGAPIVAYLIAWAVMPNEPFSFTTQPIVTPPPVAPTDQPQV
- the lysA gene encoding diaminopimelate decarboxylase translates to MSPSSSPRPFVYVQDRLVCSGVDVTALAEQYGTPLYVYSADAIRERATMLQQAFAAAAPRLNTTLCYAVKANSSLAILKMLGEAGCGFDIVSGGELERVKRAAPQSVGKVVFSGVGKQAWEMDAALQAGILLFNVESEAELELLSERAVALNKTARIALRVNPDVFAETHPYISTGLSAHKFGIAIARARAVYQRAASLPGLKPEGVSVHIGSQIRAVEPFGQALARVRSLVEELRSDGIAIHYVDAGGGFGIEYGEGAFDPAASVASYAKELAAVMQGLDAQLLLEPGRFLVAQAGALVTRVLYTKQNGDKHFVITDAAMNDLIRPALYQAHHEIWPVVKSDRAPQKADIVGPVCESGDFFARDRLLPELEAGDLAALLDAGAYGMTLASHYNTRVHPAEVLVEGGAARLVRRRETLDELMAAEIL
- a CDS encoding glutathione-independent formaldehyde dehydrogenase, whose amino-acid sequence is MKALVYHGPKKVTVDTVPDAKIEKMTDVVIKLTTTNICGSDLHMYEGRTDVKKGKVLGHENLGEVVEAGQAVDSVKVGDKVVLPFNVACGFCANCERGLTGYCLTCADPSVMPGMAGAAYGFAGMGPYNGGQAEYLRVPYADFNCLHLPEDADEKEKDYVMLSDIFPTGWHSTRLAGLEPGQSIVIYGAGPVGLMATMSARIQGASQIFVVDGKPDRLALAKKLGATPIDTLEGDIGDRIREMTGGLGADCGAECIGYQCHNADGKEVPNLVMNSLVDAVKATGQIGVIGVFVPKDPGAEDKLEKKGQIAFDFGKFWFKGQKMGTGQCNVKAYNRRLRDLIHHGLAKPSVIISHELPLERAPEAYKHFDNRDEGWTKVILHPHAAA
- a CDS encoding YebC/PmpR family DNA-binding transcriptional regulator, whose product is MSGHSKWATIKHKKGALDAKRGKIFTRLIKEITIAAKGGGGDPDGNPRLRTAIAAAKAENMPADNIKRAIQKGTGELEGASYEEIRYEGYGPGGVAIIVDVLTDNKNRAASEIRHAFSKQGGNLGAPGSVAHMFSKKGLIVVEKSAASEDKLTEIVLDAGAEDLSDEGEVWEITTAPNDFNAVLDAVKAAKIETVQAEVTMIASTYTKLEGAPAAQMMRLLDAIDDLDDTQNVYSNFDMDEASVPA
- a CDS encoding acyloxyacyl hydrolase, yielding MRMLWLGLGVLAMTVSAAAQQTASPTVDSHALSPVETASQSKWDIGAFFEGGPGLEQRTDYSFLMAGVQAGKILTPEIGHGPLKGNFEYAIQVIPYWQSFTPKSQRLVDCPAGATSASQCYGPVTAGGTYHGFSITPFVFRWNFMHGRRFMPWAQAAGGLLYTTRKYPGTGNLDYTDPTQTGPAADTSVWNFLPQGGIGAHYFVRPDRSLDFGINGVHLSSASLGDKNPGVNVSLQMSVGYTWWK
- the ftcD gene encoding glutamate formimidoyltransferase — translated: MNENSTSQPIVECVPNFSEGVDRDKVETIVRAMRVDGVHLLDYSLDADHNRSVVTIAGAPEAVVEAAVRGAGAAAKLIDLTRQKGEHPRIGAADVIPFVPVSGLSLVQCVMLARQAGKEIWNRFGVPVYFYEAAAARPDRVNLEDVRRGQFEGLLRDAARDTARRPDVGGPEPHSTAGASAVGARTFLIAYNIYLGPHTGLNLPVSQADVSLARTIAKEIRASSGGLLGVKAMGVLVNGRPQVSMNITDFTRTPVPKIHAAVAQIAHRHGVEIGEGELIGLIPEQAYEPEADWIRQIPQFDPEEKVLERRLRHPLAWP
- a CDS encoding zf-HC2 domain-containing protein — translated: MNCTDFLAKLTDYFDGQIDPSLMAEVKEHLGTCHHCEVVVDTTRKTIDVYRGAQAYEFPEELSSRLRAAVMERCRAVGKYPEIELKGVTPAANQTAKQHS
- a CDS encoding sigma-70 family RNA polymerase sigma factor, which codes for MAATPASAITKPGTPRAGAKGPAVLPAAIDPLDPEAVDLQDVELDGVLSPDETAEPVEVHPDVLLVERAKAGDTAAFEQLVKQYDRQIFRTAQHITQNREDAEDITQDVFFKAFQKLEQFQGNSKFSTWLVRIAVNESLMRLRKRKTSRTVSMDQDVETDEGSIPRDFAEWRPNPEQNYSQSELAEILRKTIAGLPPGFRTVFTLRDIENLSTEETAEALGLSVPAVKSRLLRARLQLRERLSRYFRQTKELAKS
- a CDS encoding transglycosylase SLT domain-containing protein; translated protein: MKQSSFRCALQWRWIAGIACGAAVSLAFAQSSSSTEKRHKKTTAAHHSTHASAEKSHSKRAEEHSTSSRERRGHHTPLRRVSMPKPTHESIRLSHAFVASATLRPMAQQLITSRSAAAYAGVTAFAAEHPGDGAAAANLALGHAYLLDKRYSDAELAFHRAAVGDAALSDYADYLGAQAAVQGNRAQDAVPLLTKFAERHPGSLFDDQAPVLLSNAYLAQNDPASALRVLQAAGTGAESSHVDYRLALAKTYQAAGNTTKAADLYRNIYLGDPLSPEAAVAKTQMLAMNTPLTAADRKRHADALFNAKQYGEAAEEYRALQKNDAELSQADRDALEIYVAVCDLRLKKLRPGEVDHLPDTGDDSAALRMYLRAELARSVGKYDEQDAIVQQLMQSYPHSRWLEEALDSGGNMYLIQHNNSRAIADYTALVEGFPQSIYAPKDHWHAAWLNYRERRYPEAARLMDEQIVRYPLGNEIPGALYWRGRLYEDVEHNFSQALNYYKALSDAYPNSYYALEGRKRIAIIGTKPAVAPAPALASVRVVDDPHLTDVLPENDPHLIKARLLANAALNEYIRPEIQLSDTSASWGALAEARIYQSFGEDARALQAMKRAHIPFFSLTVDDVPMPYWEMEFPRPYWTQLRTDAEANGLDPYLVAALIRQESEFNPGAVSPANAWGLMQLLPSTGKSLARKEGIRHFSTSQLLDPTTNLQLGTRDLKNSIDKYSGQIEYALAAYNAGDTPVHNWIALNNYKDIPEWVESIPYTETREYVQSIMRNREMYRAIYSGR